The DNA segment GTATAGCCGGGGTAGTGGGGGTACAGCGTTCTGGCGAACCAGGCAGGAATGGGGCCGATATCTGGATCCGCGGCATTGCCACCTTCAATGCCTCCAATGAAGCCCGCCCCCTCATACTCATAGATGGCGTGCCCAGGGACATCAACAGCCTTGACCCGGAAGACCTCCAATCGGTAACCACCTTAAAAGATGCCTCTGCCACGGCAGTATATGGTGTACAGGGCGCTAACGGCGTTATCCTCATCAAAACAAAAAGTGGTAAGGCCGGCAAAACTTCCTTCAACGTAAACTACAATGAGGGGTTCATGACCTTCACCCGCATTCCTGAGCTTACCGATGGCATTACCTACATGAAGCTCACCAATGAGGCCATGATCGCCAGCAACATCCAACCCAAATATTCCCAGGAATACATAGACAAAACCGCTTCCGGCGAAGACCCCTATGTATATCCCAACGTAAACTGGATGGAAGCCCTCTTCGATAAATGGTCACACAACAGGAGGCTCAACGTAAGCGCCCGTGGCGGCTCCGAAAGGGCCAACTATTATGTGTCGCTCGCTTACTATGATGAAAAAGGGTTCCTTAAAACAGATGGCCTGGAAACCTATAACACCGATACCCGCTTCCGGCGCTACAACTTTACCAGCAACCTCAACCTGCAGCTCACCGGCACCACCCGCTTTGAGATGGGTATACAGGGATACATCACCAATGGTAACTATCCCGGTATCAGTTCATCAGATGCGTTCGCGCAGGCTATGCAGATCACACCGGTGCTCTTCCCGGTCATGTACCCCGGTGATTTTGTGCCCGGCCAAAGCTCCAATGGCGATCAGCGTAATCCTTATGCCGACATCACCAAGCGTGGCTTCCAGTCTACCTACGGCAACCAGCTATACACCAATGGCCGCCTCACACAAGAGCTTGGCTTTTGGGTGCCCGGCCTGTCTGTCACTACCATGTATTCCTTCGATACCTATAACTCACAAACCCTCAGCCGTACCAAACGGGAAGACACCTACTATGTAGATCAGGTAAACCCCCGCAAGCCCGATGGCTCGCTCAACCTGTATCAAACGTGGCAGGGCAACAACTCACTGGCCTATAGCAACGGCACCTTTGGCAACCGCCGTTTCTATACAGAAACGGCCGTCAACTATGACCGTGAATTTGGCAACCACCATGTAAGTGGTATGATCCTCTACAACCAAAGCGATGCTTCCACCGCTACTGCCGGCGACCTTGTTTCTTCCATCCCCACACGCTACCGTGGCCTTGCTGGCCGCGCTACCTATTCCTGGGACGACCGCTACTTTGCAGAATTTAACTTCGGTTACAACGGGTCTGAAAACTTTGCCCCCAACAGCCGCTATGGTTTCTTTCCTTCATTCGGTGTGGGCTGGATCGTGTCTGCTGAAAAATTCTTTAAGCCCCTCCGCAATACCGTCCAGTTCCTGAAACTCAGGTTCAGTGATGGCCTCGTGGGCGCGGGCAGCGGTGGTCGCCGCTTCGGCTACCTCACCTTCGTCAATGGCGGTGCTACCGGTTACACCTATGGCACCAACCGCGCCGGACGCGCCGGTGTCGAGATCACCGATTATGGTACAGAGATCACCTGGTCCGAAGCCCACAAAATGGACCTCGGCATAGAATTCAAAACGCTGGGCAGCAGGATATCTGTTATTGTTGACCTCTTCAAAGAACGCAGGGAAGGCGTATTCCTGCAACGCGGAAGCCTTGCCAACTTTGTCGGCCTTACCAACAGGCCCTGGGGCAACCTCGGTATCATTGAGAACAAAGGCATAGATATGACCATAGAAACATCGCCTGTTTACGTAGGCAACCTTTCTGTATCATTCCGTGGCAACCTTACCTACAACAAAGACAAAGTAATAGAGAACGATAATCCTACCCCCAAATATCCCTGGCTGGAACGCCGTGGGCTCAATTACCTCAGCCGCTTTGGTTACATCGCTGAAGGCTTATTCCAGAGTGATGAGGAAATTGCCAAAAGCCCTAAATCCTCCTTCGGCCCTGTACGGAAGGGCGATATCAAATACAAAGACCTGAATGGTGATAATATCATTGATTCTTATGATCAAACCCGCATTGGCCGTGGTGATGTGCCTTCCACTGTATACGGCTTTGGCTTCAACCTGGAGTGGGATAGGAAAATATACCTCAGCACCTTCTTCCAGGGCGTATTGCAGGCCGACCGGTTAATCTCCGGTGATGGCATCGTTCCCTTTTCCAACAGCATCGGCGCCGACAGGAGCAACCTCTATGCCATTGCCACCGATCGCTGGACAGAAGAGAACCCCAATCCCAATGCCTTCTATCCGCGCCTTGGTTATGGCAATGCTGTTAATGCCAACAACATTCAGCCCAGTACCTGGTGGGTAAAAGACATCGCCTTCCTGCGCCTCAAAACAGTGGAGCTGGGTTACAGGCTCAATGTGAGCAAACTGCAGGCCATTGGCATCAAAACTGCCACGCTCTTTGCGCAAGGGGTCAACCTGCTCACCTTTAGCAAATTCAAACTGTGGGACCCAGAGCTCAATACTTCCAACGGTACGGTATATCCCAATGTTATCACCATTTCTGTCGGCTTACAGGCCACATTCTAAAATCACGCGCATTATGAAAAAGAACTATCTGCTGTACATAATACTCTTTGGTGTGGTTACCATTGCTTCCTGTAAAAAAGGTTTCCTGGACCAGGTGCCCGATGACCGCCTTACTACCGATGATATCTTTGAAAGTCAGAATACCACGCTCGACTTCCTGGCCAACGTATACAGCTACATTCCCGATGAGGGCAACCAGCGCTTTGTAACCAGTGGTGGCGCAGGCCCCTGGAGCGCCGCTTCCGATGAAGCCAAATACACCTGGGATTTTGTAGCCAGCAACAACATCAACCTTGGCTCCTGGAATGCCACCACCGGTTTTGTGGCTTCCTTCTGGCAGCGCTACTACCGCGGTATACGCAATGCCTCCTACTTCATGAACCATGTGGCGGAATGCGAAGAATTGGGTCCTCAGCTTATAAAACAACATGGCGCCGAAGCCAGGGCGCTGCGCGCCATCTACTACTTCTACCTTATCCGCATTTATGGCCCCGTACCGCTTACCGGCGAAGACCCTATTTCACCCGATGCCTCCTTCAATGAAGTGCAACTGCCCCGTAACTCCTTTGAAGAATGTGTGAACTACATCGTGGCAGAGTTGGATAAAGCCGCTGCCGACTTGCCGGTAAAAGCCCTGGGTGATAACAAAGGCCGCATTGATCAGGCTACCGCACACCTCTTCAAACAGCAAACCCTGCTGCTGGCTGCCAGCCCTTTATTCAATGGCAATCCTGATTATGCCAACCTGAAAAATGAAGATGGTAAAACACTCATGCCTTTGCAGTATGATCCCAACAAATGGAAACTGGCTGCTGATGCCGCCAAATCATTCATTGATAAATACGTGCCCACCTATTTCAGCCTCTTCACCGATAAAGATGCCACCGGCAAAGTAAGCCCTTACCTGTCTTGCCGTAATGTAATGCTCACCGACTGGAATGACGAGTGGATCTTTGGCCGCCCCTCGGCTTCTATTGGGACCATCCAATATGACAGAACGCCCTACCATGCAGGCTTTGCCAATGAAGCCAAAGGTGGCGGAGGGTTCGGCGTTACACAAAACATGGTCAATGCCTACTTCATGGCCAACGGCGAAAGCCCCTTCAACGAAGATGGCACCATCAATCCCAACTCAGGGTACATAGCCACAGGCTTCAGCAGCTTCAAATCACCTTATGATGTACAGGCCCGTCAAACTTACAACATGTGGGTGAACCGTGAACCGCGGTTCTATGTAGGCGTTACCTACGACAATAGTTTATGGCTCAATACCAATACCGGCAACATCATCACCACTGTACAATACTCCGGTAATTCGGGGGTTAAAAATACCGGCAGCGACCATAGCCCCACCGGGTACATCGGCCGGAAAAACGTAGCCCTGGGCAACTGGGGCAACGGCAACCGCGCATTGGTGCTTGTGCGGCTGGCCAACGTATTCCTCGATTATGCAGAAGCGCTCAATGAATCCGATCCCGGTAATACCCTTGCTTTATACTACCTCAACCTCATCAGGGAAAGAGCGGGTATACCGCAATATGGCGTAGGGGCCGATGCCTTGCCCGTACCTTCCGGACAAGCTGCCATGCGTGAGGCCATACGCAAGGAACGCCGGGTGGAACTGGCCTTCGAGAACGTACGCTACTTCGATACACGCCGCTGGAAAATTGCACAACAGACAGACAAAGGGCCCATCTATGGCCTGAACATCAATGCCGATGGAACAGCCTTCTACAACATAGTGCCTTTTGAAACAAGGGTATTTGAAAAGAAACATTACCTCTTCCCCATTCCACAGGGTGAAATAGATGTAGACAAGAAACTGGTACAAAATACCGGCTGGGAATAAGCATCCCATAACACAGACGGAAAATACAACTTGAATGAAATAAACCCTTCAAACATGAACAGCAGAACAATCAAAATAGCGTGTTATGGAATATTGCTCCTCTTGTCCATGCATGCATCTGCACAGGATATCATTTCTTATGGCGGCACCTTTACCGTTTCACAGGATAACCCCGGTGGACCGGGCGCCAGCGAAGGCTCGCTAAAACTCATTGACAACGACCCCAATTCAAAAATATTTGTAGGGGGTATCACCCTGCCCTGGTACATGCAGTGGCAATGCAACACATCCGCCAGGGCCGCACAATACGTGCTGATTTCCGGTAATGATGCGCCCACCCGCGACCCGAAGAACTGGAAACTGGAAGGATCGGACGATGCCGCTGTTTGGACCCTATTGGATACCCGCACCAACGAAGTATTCAACGCTCGCAATGAGCTCCGCACATTTGATATTCCCACACAGGGTGTGTACAAATACTACCGGCTTACCATCTCAACGCTCAATGGAAGCACCAACTTTCAGCTATCAGAATGGCGCTTGCTGGAAGGATTACCCCCTGCTGCTCCGACTGCTTTGGCCGGACTGGCCACCTCAGGCGCTGAAATACTGCTCACCTGGCAGGATAATGCTCCCAACGAAAGCGGCTTCGAAATAGAACGCTCCTCCAATGGCATTGATTTCACCAAAGTGGCTGCCCTGCCCGCTAACCGCCTCAGCTATGCGGCGACGGGGTTATTGGTAAATACGGCTTATCAGTTTCGGGTAAGGGCCATCAATACCTATGGCAATTCTGCCTACTCAAACACCATCGTTATTTCAACGCTCAACCAAAGCGGCATCCTTTCCGATGTAACAGATGATGGCGGCGTATTGGCTGTTTCAAAAGACAACGACGGTGGCCCCACAGCCAATGAAGGATCGCTCAAGCTCATTGACAACAGCTATGGCACCAAATTCCTCATCTTCGGCGCTATGCCCGCAGAGGGTTATTGGGCGCGCTACCGGGCTCAGAATCCCTGGGTAGTTACCAAATACACCATCACTACCGGCAATGATGCTTCCGGCCGCGATCCAAAAACCTGGAAATTCCAGGCTACCAATGATACACTCGGCCCCTGGACCGACCTCGATACACGCACCGGCGTCACCTTTGCCGCACGTTCTACCGGTTACACCTTTGCTTTTGCCAATACCACCGCCTATACCTACTTCAGGTTCCTGGTTACACAGAACAATGGGGATGGTGGCATCATGGGGCAGATCAGTGAACTGGAAATATGGGGCATGAGTCCCAATGCACCCAAAGTGCCCGCCGACCTCGACGTGACCGCCGTTACTTTCACCACAGCCACCCTGAAGTGGACCGACAACTCCACCAATGAAACAGGTTTTGAAATAGAGAAGTCAGAAGACAGCATCAACTTTGAAGCGGCTGGTACCGTCGCTGCCAATACAAATACCTATGAAGTGCCCAACCTGCTGGGTGGTTTCAAATACTACTTCCGCATACGCGCTGTGAATGCTTCCACCAAAACCATCTGGAGTAAAATAGTAGATACCATTACAGACTATGACCCCAACCTGCCGCTTACACCGCGCAACCTGCAGGGGGCCGCGCTGTCCGAAACATCCATATCCCTCACCTGGGACGACAGGTCGAACAATGAAACGGGTTTTGAAATAGAGCGGTCTGTCAATGGCATCAACTTTACACCACTGGCCAGCGAAGGAGTGGACATAGAAACCTATACCGATAACAACCTCAACCTTGCCTCCCGTTACTACTACCGCGTAAGGGCCATCAATACCTTTGGCAACTCTTATTACAGCAATGTGGTTTCCGTGATCACGCAGGGACAAAACAAACCGCCCACCCTGGATGCTATTACCAACAAGGATATCTGTACTACCGATTCCACCTTCACCTTCGATCTTACAGGTATAACACCGGGTGTGGAAACCTGGCAATTGGTTACCCTCGCGGTGACCAGCTCCGATCCCGCTTTATTTGATGAGCTGTCTGTAACTCCGGTGGTAAATGGAAAAGCGCAGCTTTCCTACAATGCGGCCAAAGGTGGTACGGCTACCATCACCGTAAGGGCGCAGGATAATGGCGCTACCTTCAATGGCGGTAATGATACCTATACCCGCACCTTCACCATCGTGGTGAACCCGCTCGTGGTCAACATTGCTTCCGATAAAGGCGCTGTTATTCCAAGGCTTGAAACGGCTCACCTCACGGCCTCCGGTGCCGATAATTACACCTGGGAAATTACGCATGGTATCATCAATGGGCAGCAAACAGCCACCTTAACCGTTCGCCCCACCATCAATACGCCTTATACCGTGTTGGGCGTGAATGATCGCGGCTGCAAGGATACGGCTACCATCACCATTCAGTTGCAGGGCACTTACAACCTCGATCCTGTGAACGTGATCACCCCCAATGGTGACGGTAAAAATGACCGCTGGGTCATCTGGAACATCAACACCTTCCCCGGCAATGAAGTGCGGGTAATGGACAGGGCCGGTCGTGTGGTATTCACACAGAAGAACTACATGAACGACTGGGAAGGGACCTATAACGGCAAACCACTGCCCGAAGGTGCTTACCTCTACATTATCAAATTAGGCCCCGGTATACCGGCCGCACAAGGCGTATTAACCATCATTCGCAACCGTAAATAACTACCAACATGAAACGTCTATATAACTGCAGGAAAATAGTTGTCATAATAGCACTGCTATTGGCTGGTATAACAGTAGCCAATAAAAGTGCTGCGCAACAGGATCCTTTTGGCGCCAGCTACTTCCTCAATCAATACCTGGCCAATCCGGCCATGGTGGGCGGCGATAACAAAATAAAAGCAGGGGTAGGTTACCGCCGCCAGTGGGCCGGTATTTCCAATAGTCCGTACAGTCTGTATGCTACCGGTGAATACAGCAGCGGTGATAAGATCAACCTGGGCATCAGCTTGTACAATGACAGGGCCGGCATGCTCAATACCAGCATGGCCATGGCCACCTATGCCTACTACCTGCCCGTAACCAGCACTGGCGGGAGGGTACACCTGGGGATTTCGGCAGGCGCCGTCAACAGGCGTATTGATACCAAGAACTTCAATGGCGATCCTGGCGATGTATTGCTGACCGATGGTAACGACTTTCAGTTTGATGGGGGCATCGGGGTAGCCTACACCGATAAGCGCATCACCGTGCAGGCATCCTTCCCCAACATGGTTACCTACTTTAAGAAGGAAAATGAAGACCTGGTGAACAGGCCCACCTTCTTTGCGGCAGCCAGTTATAAATTTGCTTTCAATGATGGAGACTTTACCGTAGAGCCCAAAGCAGCCTTCCGTGGTATGCAGGGCTTTGACAATATCATTGATGCCGGCGCCAACATCACGCTGAAGCAAGTGAATGTGTTTGGTATCTACCACACCTCCAAAAACATCACGGCAGGGGCTGGCCTGAAAATAGCCGACAAACTGGTCATTAATGCCATCTACACTTCTGCCGGCGCCGCCATCCGGGAATACATTGACGGCAACTTTGAAATAGGCCTCAGCTTTTCACTGGGCGGCAAAGAGAAATAAACATCATAATCAGTCATTAAATAAAATTCCCCGCAGAGTCTCCCGAAGAGCTTGCCATGCTTTGCGGGGGGACTCTGCGGAAAACAAAAGAATACATCCTCATGAAAATAAACAACAACCTCATCCTGTGCTTGCTGATATTGCCACTGCTGCTTTCGGCAGCGTGTAAAAAAAGCGGTGGTGGCAATACACCTGCACCGCCATCCAATCCACCGGTGGTGGACCCGCCAGACGCACCCATCAAAGCATGGCAGGAACACTGGTTCGAGCATAAGCAACTCGTAAGCCGGGTATATTATGACACTGTACTGGCCGTTTATTATGACAATGACGTATCAAGGACCATCACCTGGCCCTATACCTTCCTGAAAGACGTATGGCTGTACAGCAACGCCACCTATGGCAAACTCTATGGTACGGATAAAAGGCTCTATGCCATCTTCCATACCGGTAAATATGGCGGCGGTCATCCGGCTTACTACTACGATGCCGGGCACGACAACAAGAACGTCATTGATTGTGGTTCCAATGCCGGCAATGCCTGGATCTCCGGTACGGGCAATGACCTTGACCTCGCTACGCATGAAATAGGTCATATTGTGGAAAGCACCACGCATGGTACAAAGAGTTCACCGGCCTTTACCTTGTGGAAAGACAGCAAGTGGATGGAAATCTACATCTATGATGTGTACAAGGGATTAAAGCGGGAGGCGGACGCTGCCCGCTGGTTCAACATGATGATGACCACCACCGACAACTTCCCGGCGCCCAATACGCAGTGGTTCAAGAACTGGTTCTTCCCCATCTATGATAAACATGGCGGTAGTGCAGTACTCAGCAAATTCTTCAAACTCCTGGCCGATCACTTTCCCAAAAATGGAGATGGCCGTTATACCCGCGACCTGAACTGGGGTGAGTTCATACACTTTTGGAGCGGTGCGGCAGGAACCAGTTTAAAAGCGCAGGCCACGATTGCCTTTGGCTGGCCGGCAGAGTGGGAGGTTCAATTCAACAATGCAAAGACCGCCTTCCCGGGAGTAACGTATTAAAACCTGATTAATAACATCAATCAAACCCATTAAAAGAATGGCAAAAGTGCTGAAATAATTGTATTTACTGGTTGCCTCGATGCCTTTATGCCTTGTTGCCTTTGTGCCTTAATGCCTTTTTCTCTTCAGCAGTTAGTTTTGTTTGTATTAACAATCGTCCTAACCAGGACCAATGCGTTCCTTTCCAGGGACGCATTTTTTTCTATTCTTCAAATCCCTTTTCTTTGCACAACAATTTGCCAGAAGCTGGCGGTTCCATTGTTAATTTTATACTATTATTCATGCTGCCCAAGTACAAGCGCATCCTGTTAAAACTGAGTGGTGAATCATTGATGGGGGATAAAAGCTTCGGCATGGATCCCGTGATACTTGATCAGTATGCCCGCGACATCAAGGAAATTGTAGACCTGGGCGTACAGGTAGCCATCGTAATTGGCGGTGGTAACATCTACCGGGGTATGAATGAAGCAGAGACTGGTATAGAACGCGCGCATGGCGATTATATGGGCATGCTGGCTACCGTAATCAATGGTATGGCCATGCAGGCCATGCTGGAAAAAGTAGGGGTTTATACCCGCCTCCAGAGCGCTATCAAAATGGAGCAGATCGCAGAGCCCTACATCCGCCGCCGCGCCATCCGTCACGTAGAGAAAGGCCGTGTGGTCATCTTCGGGGCAGGCACCGGCAACCCTTACTTTACCACCGATACGGCTGGCTCCCTCAGGGCCATTGAAATAGAAGCAGATGTTATCTTAAAAGGCACCCGGGTAGATGGTATCTATACCGCCGATCCCGAGAAAGATCCCAAAGCCAAAAAATACGAGACCATCACCTTCCAGGAATGCATCTCCAAAAATCTGCGTGTAATGGACATGACAGCATTTACCCTCTGCATGGAGAACAACCTGCCGATCATTGTTTTTGACATGAATACTACCGGAAACCTGCGTAAAGTGGTCTGTGGCGAAAGAGTGGGAACACTGGTAAAATCCTGATAACCAATTTAACAAAATTATTAAAGCCCACAGGCTTGTATATGTGACTTTATCGCACTAATTTAACAGGGTGAAAAAGCGTCCCCAAACCCTCTGACGCTTTCTTCAACTACTTTGCCCCCTTACTATTCAAGTCCCTTGAAAGATGAGGTTTATCCCGGGAAAACCCGTGCGTAAAGGAAATTTTTCCGAACTGCTATGAACTTAGTACACATCTTATTGGCCGCTAAACTGTCCATTGGTCTTGCAGAGATCATTGTTTTCATGTTGGTATCCCTCGCCTTGGGATTTGCCATTCATTTCTACCTCACCCAGAAAAAAATACTCCCTTCCGTTACTCAGGAGCCTTCCGTCCTGGCCGAAGAACCCATTGGCGGATTGGACGAATGGCGCCTGAAATTCTATGAAGAAGTAGACCTGCGCGAACAACTTACCCGTGAACTGGAAGAAACAAAGGAAAAAGAGGAATTACTGGAACTGGAAGTAGAGGAATTGAAGGAGGAAATTACCCGCCTGGAGAAAGAAATACCCGATGAACAGGAAAAGGAAGGGAAAGGAGAAGCGGCACCAGGATCAGATAATAACTACCTGTCGCAATTGCAATATGCGCAGGATAACCTCTTTGCCCATAACCAGCACATTGGCCGGCTGCTCCAGCAGGTGGAAATACTCAAGGAATCAGAGCAGAAATATGCCGAAGTGCAGCAACTCAATGAAATGCTCGGCAGCCAGCTCCGTGATGCCCGCCGTGCATTGGTGGATAAAGAAGCAGAACTCAAACAAGTACGTCAGCAGCAGGTATTGAGCAATGAAGTAAAAGGCCGGCTGGAAAAAGCCTACGAAGAATTTGGTGTCCTCCAGGATCGCCTGCATAAAATAGAAACGGCCACTTCACCACAGAACAAGAACTTTGAATATGAAGAGCTGCAGCAGGCCTACTTCAAAATCACCCGCGAGTTCGATGAACTCAAAATGAAGCAGGTCAACATGCTGGAAGAACACCAGCGCCTGGCCCGCCTCTTGGCCGATACAGAAGACAAGCTGCGCGAATCCAACTTCCAGCGCCAGCAACTGCTCAAAAAAGTCAACTTCCTCGAAGAGTTGAATACCGATCTGCAGCAGGTAGCCGAGCACAATAAAAAGCTGGATATCCAGCTAAAACGCATTGCCGAAATAGAAACGCTCCTCGCCCGCCTCTCCAATGAAAAGGACAGCGATAACAAGGCCTGATCATCTTTCGGGTCAGTATTTTGCTGATTAAAATCAGCTCATCAGCTTCTTTTCATCTGGCTACTATTCCCGTCAGTACCCTAATTTTGCGGTACTAATCTTACATTATAGCCATGTCATCTATTGCAGATATCCGGAAAGATTACAAACTCAAAGCGCTTACAGAACAACAGGCAAAAAAAGATCCTATAGATCAGTTCTCCCAATGGTGGGAGGAAGCTGTCGCGGCCGAAATAGAGGAAGTAAACGCTATGACGCTGGCCACAGCATCATCCACCGGTATTCCGGATGCGCGCATTGTACTCCTGAAAGAATACGATGCCAATGGTTTTGTATTCTTTACCAACTATACCAGCGCCAAAGGGCAGCAAATGGAAGAAAACCCGCATGCAACCCTCGTATTCTTCTGGAAAGAGCTGGAGCGCCAGGTGCGCATCAGTGGCCGGGTGGAAAGAGTGAGCGAAGAAGAGAGTGATCAATACTATAACAGCCGTCCGGAAGGTAGTCGTATCGGCGCCTGGGCATCTCCTCAAAGCCAGGTAATTGAGAGCCGGGAATGGCTCGATCAGCAGGATCAGCAATTCAGGGAACTATTCCGGTCAAAGCCCATCCTGCGGCCCCCGCATTGGGGCGGCTATCGCGTAAAGCCCGTTCGCATAGAATTCTGGCAGGGCCGTTCCAACCGCCTGCACGACAGGTTATATTATACATTAAATCAACAGGGAAGCTGGACCATGGAGCGGCTGGCGCCGTAATGGAGAAGCCGTAAACCGGCTGTAATAGATTGTCCTGTGGCTGGTAGAGCGAAGTTGAGGGGTTGAAAGGTTGAT comes from the Paraflavitalea devenefica genome and includes:
- a CDS encoding RagB/SusD family nutrient uptake outer membrane protein, with amino-acid sequence MKKNYLLYIILFGVVTIASCKKGFLDQVPDDRLTTDDIFESQNTTLDFLANVYSYIPDEGNQRFVTSGGAGPWSAASDEAKYTWDFVASNNINLGSWNATTGFVASFWQRYYRGIRNASYFMNHVAECEELGPQLIKQHGAEARALRAIYYFYLIRIYGPVPLTGEDPISPDASFNEVQLPRNSFEECVNYIVAELDKAAADLPVKALGDNKGRIDQATAHLFKQQTLLLAASPLFNGNPDYANLKNEDGKTLMPLQYDPNKWKLAADAAKSFIDKYVPTYFSLFTDKDATGKVSPYLSCRNVMLTDWNDEWIFGRPSASIGTIQYDRTPYHAGFANEAKGGGGFGVTQNMVNAYFMANGESPFNEDGTINPNSGYIATGFSSFKSPYDVQARQTYNMWVNREPRFYVGVTYDNSLWLNTNTGNIITTVQYSGNSGVKNTGSDHSPTGYIGRKNVALGNWGNGNRALVLVRLANVFLDYAEALNESDPGNTLALYYLNLIRERAGIPQYGVGADALPVPSGQAAMREAIRKERRVELAFENVRYFDTRRWKIAQQTDKGPIYGLNINADGTAFYNIVPFETRVFEKKHYLFPIPQGEIDVDKKLVQNTGWE
- the pyrH gene encoding UMP kinase; the encoded protein is MLPKYKRILLKLSGESLMGDKSFGMDPVILDQYARDIKEIVDLGVQVAIVIGGGNIYRGMNEAETGIERAHGDYMGMLATVINGMAMQAMLEKVGVYTRLQSAIKMEQIAEPYIRRRAIRHVEKGRVVIFGAGTGNPYFTTDTAGSLRAIEIEADVILKGTRVDGIYTADPEKDPKAKKYETITFQECISKNLRVMDMTAFTLCMENNLPIIVFDMNTTGNLRKVVCGERVGTLVKS
- a CDS encoding SusC/RagA family TonB-linked outer membrane protein, which gives rise to MKRFVHFVHNLHMPIPQRAIMFAVAIFLAGVAAAFPAGDQDLLERRITLQLSKAQLAEAIRQIESAAQTSFYFDQKILEGRTDLITLNVKNTPLKTVLSQVFPPVKYEYFQLEEQIIVKLRAVKKNASPPPEKTPAEILITGTVKSEALNQPLAGVTVTALPANKSTVTDVNGFFRIQANQGDSIEFTYVGYQRQVVPIRERIVLEVALQATQGGLNEVVVVGFGKQKKISLVGAQSTVDVEDLKQPVANLSTTLAGRIAGVVGVQRSGEPGRNGADIWIRGIATFNASNEARPLILIDGVPRDINSLDPEDLQSVTTLKDASATAVYGVQGANGVILIKTKSGKAGKTSFNVNYNEGFMTFTRIPELTDGITYMKLTNEAMIASNIQPKYSQEYIDKTASGEDPYVYPNVNWMEALFDKWSHNRRLNVSARGGSERANYYVSLAYYDEKGFLKTDGLETYNTDTRFRRYNFTSNLNLQLTGTTRFEMGIQGYITNGNYPGISSSDAFAQAMQITPVLFPVMYPGDFVPGQSSNGDQRNPYADITKRGFQSTYGNQLYTNGRLTQELGFWVPGLSVTTMYSFDTYNSQTLSRTKREDTYYVDQVNPRKPDGSLNLYQTWQGNNSLAYSNGTFGNRRFYTETAVNYDREFGNHHVSGMILYNQSDASTATAGDLVSSIPTRYRGLAGRATYSWDDRYFAEFNFGYNGSENFAPNSRYGFFPSFGVGWIVSAEKFFKPLRNTVQFLKLRFSDGLVGAGSGGRRFGYLTFVNGGATGYTYGTNRAGRAGVEITDYGTEITWSEAHKMDLGIEFKTLGSRISVIVDLFKERREGVFLQRGSLANFVGLTNRPWGNLGIIENKGIDMTIETSPVYVGNLSVSFRGNLTYNKDKVIENDNPTPKYPWLERRGLNYLSRFGYIAEGLFQSDEEIAKSPKSSFGPVRKGDIKYKDLNGDNIIDSYDQTRIGRGDVPSTVYGFGFNLEWDRKIYLSTFFQGVLQADRLISGDGIVPFSNSIGADRSNLYAIATDRWTEENPNPNAFYPRLGYGNAVNANNIQPSTWWVKDIAFLRLKTVELGYRLNVSKLQAIGIKTATLFAQGVNLLTFSKFKLWDPELNTSNGTVYPNVITISVGLQATF
- a CDS encoding PorP/SprF family type IX secretion system membrane protein; the encoded protein is MKRLYNCRKIVVIIALLLAGITVANKSAAQQDPFGASYFLNQYLANPAMVGGDNKIKAGVGYRRQWAGISNSPYSLYATGEYSSGDKINLGISLYNDRAGMLNTSMAMATYAYYLPVTSTGGRVHLGISAGAVNRRIDTKNFNGDPGDVLLTDGNDFQFDGGIGVAYTDKRITVQASFPNMVTYFKKENEDLVNRPTFFAAASYKFAFNDGDFTVEPKAAFRGMQGFDNIIDAGANITLKQVNVFGIYHTSKNITAGAGLKIADKLVINAIYTSAGAAIREYIDGNFEIGLSFSLGGKEK
- a CDS encoding fibronectin type III domain-containing protein, whose protein sequence is MNSRTIKIACYGILLLLSMHASAQDIISYGGTFTVSQDNPGGPGASEGSLKLIDNDPNSKIFVGGITLPWYMQWQCNTSARAAQYVLISGNDAPTRDPKNWKLEGSDDAAVWTLLDTRTNEVFNARNELRTFDIPTQGVYKYYRLTISTLNGSTNFQLSEWRLLEGLPPAAPTALAGLATSGAEILLTWQDNAPNESGFEIERSSNGIDFTKVAALPANRLSYAATGLLVNTAYQFRVRAINTYGNSAYSNTIVISTLNQSGILSDVTDDGGVLAVSKDNDGGPTANEGSLKLIDNSYGTKFLIFGAMPAEGYWARYRAQNPWVVTKYTITTGNDASGRDPKTWKFQATNDTLGPWTDLDTRTGVTFAARSTGYTFAFANTTAYTYFRFLVTQNNGDGGIMGQISELEIWGMSPNAPKVPADLDVTAVTFTTATLKWTDNSTNETGFEIEKSEDSINFEAAGTVAANTNTYEVPNLLGGFKYYFRIRAVNASTKTIWSKIVDTITDYDPNLPLTPRNLQGAALSETSISLTWDDRSNNETGFEIERSVNGINFTPLASEGVDIETYTDNNLNLASRYYYRVRAINTFGNSYYSNVVSVITQGQNKPPTLDAITNKDICTTDSTFTFDLTGITPGVETWQLVTLAVTSSDPALFDELSVTPVVNGKAQLSYNAAKGGTATITVRAQDNGATFNGGNDTYTRTFTIVVNPLVVNIASDKGAVIPRLETAHLTASGADNYTWEITHGIINGQQTATLTVRPTINTPYTVLGVNDRGCKDTATITIQLQGTYNLDPVNVITPNGDGKNDRWVIWNINTFPGNEVRVMDRAGRVVFTQKNYMNDWEGTYNGKPLPEGAYLYIIKLGPGIPAAQGVLTIIRNRK